The following are encoded together in the Parabacteroides chongii genome:
- the glmM gene encoding phosphoglucosamine mutase codes for MTLIKSISGIRGTIGGAPEDGLNPLAIVKFVAAYATFIRKNTTVTTNKIVVGRDARISGPMVKQVVLGTLTGMGFDVVDIDLATTPTTELAVAMEGACGGIILTASHNPKQWNALKLLNEKGEFLNAAEGAEVLDIAASESFEFADVDHLGKVIVDNTYKQKHIESVLNLDLVDVEAIKAANFRVAIDAVNSVGGIVLPDLLYALGVKEIFKLHCAPHGNFSHNPEPIPENLTEISDLMKHAKADVGFVVDPDVDRLAIICEDGEMFGEEYTLVAVADYILSHTPGNTVSNLSSSRALRDVTRAHGCEYNAAAVGEVNVVTKMKATNAVIGGEGNGGVIYPASHYGRDALVGIALFLTHLAKKKMKTSELRASYPPYFISKQKVQLTPEIDVDAILAKVKEKFAQYDITDIDGVKIDFPDKWVHLRKSNTEPIIRIYSEAHTMEEAEEIGGELIAVINEMCK; via the coding sequence ATGACTCTAATTAAATCTATTTCCGGTATTCGCGGTACAATAGGCGGAGCACCGGAGGACGGACTAAATCCGTTGGCCATAGTGAAGTTTGTAGCAGCTTATGCTACCTTCATCAGAAAAAACACGACAGTTACAACAAATAAAATCGTAGTCGGACGCGATGCCCGCATCTCAGGACCGATGGTTAAACAGGTGGTTTTGGGTACGCTTACAGGTATGGGATTCGATGTTGTCGATATCGATTTGGCTACAACCCCGACTACTGAATTAGCCGTAGCTATGGAAGGTGCATGCGGTGGTATTATATTGACTGCCAGTCATAATCCGAAACAATGGAATGCCTTGAAGTTGTTGAACGAGAAAGGTGAGTTCCTGAATGCTGCTGAAGGTGCTGAGGTACTGGATATTGCAGCTTCCGAAAGTTTTGAATTTGCAGATGTCGATCATTTGGGAAAAGTGATTGTCGACAATACATATAAACAGAAACATATCGAGAGTGTACTCAATCTTGACTTGGTGGACGTAGAAGCTATCAAGGCGGCTAACTTCCGGGTAGCTATTGATGCAGTGAACTCTGTGGGTGGTATCGTTTTGCCGGATTTGCTGTATGCATTGGGTGTAAAGGAAATCTTTAAACTGCATTGTGCACCTCACGGAAACTTCTCTCATAATCCGGAACCTATCCCTGAAAACCTGACAGAGATTTCAGACCTGATGAAGCATGCGAAAGCGGATGTCGGTTTCGTTGTCGATCCGGATGTAGACCGCTTGGCTATTATCTGCGAAGACGGTGAAATGTTTGGTGAAGAATATACATTAGTAGCTGTTGCCGATTATATTTTGAGTCATACTCCGGGTAACACTGTCAGCAATCTGAGTTCAAGCCGTGCATTGCGTGATGTCACTCGTGCTCATGGTTGCGAATACAATGCAGCAGCTGTAGGTGAGGTAAATGTTGTTACGAAGATGAAAGCAACCAATGCAGTGATTGGCGGTGAAGGCAACGGCGGTGTGATCTATCCGGCCAGCCATTACGGTCGTGATGCGTTGGTAGGTATCGCTTTGTTCCTGACTCATCTGGCAAAGAAGAAAATGAAGACAAGTGAGTTACGTGCCAGCTATCCTCCGTATTTCATCTCTAAACAGAAAGTACAACTGACTCCGGAGATCGATGTGGATGCTATCTTGGCTAAAGTAAAAGAGAAATTCGCTCAATATGATATTACAGATATCGATGGTGTGAAGATCGACTTCCCGGATAAATGGGTTCACCTTCGTAAAAGTAATACAGAACCGATCATCCGTATCTATTCAGAAGCCCATACTATGGAAGAAGCTGAAGAGATTGGCGGCGAACTGATCGCGGTGATCAACGAGATGTGCAAGTAA
- a CDS encoding Txe/YoeB family addiction module toxin, with amino-acid sequence MKYKLIITEKAKVDIASFSSTGDKAAAKKVNALLNELREHPYTGTGKPEALRGNWSGYWSRRINKKDRLIYTVEEDKVIVTVVQAKEHYNDK; translated from the coding sequence ATGAAATATAAACTGATTATTACTGAGAAAGCTAAGGTGGATATTGCTTCCTTCTCTAGTACAGGTGATAAAGCAGCTGCTAAGAAAGTGAATGCATTATTAAATGAATTACGTGAACATCCTTACACCGGCACCGGTAAACCTGAGGCTTTGCGGGGAAACTGGTCCGGCTATTGGTCTCGCCGTATCAATAAAAAAGACCGGTTAATTTATACGGTTGAGGAAGACAAAGTAATCGTAACGGTAGTACAAGCGAAAGAGCATTATAATGACAAATGA
- a CDS encoding sulfatase family protein, with translation MKNADLILKAGLLATCLPIIGCNSNKKTEKEAEERPNILFILSDDHTGQAWGIYGGILADYVKNENIRRLAQEGCVLDNCFCTNSISAPSRAAIMTGAYSHRNGVYTLEDGLDPAVDNIAKQMQAGGYQTALIGKWHLKRQPAGFDHFNVFHDQGEYVNPIFKTAENWVDDDKGKQGVEVKGFSTDIVTDQTMEWIRNRDKTKPFMMCCHFKATHEPWDFPERMKHLYDDVVFPEPESMMEFGPEESGRAFQGQQLENMGWRWETASKDPDAWWCRYPELPFSTKGMDKVAARKKIYQKMIKDYLRCGATIDDNIGRLLKMLDEEGLSKNTIVVYVSDQGYFLGEHGMFDKRMMYEEPLHMPFVIRYPKEIPAGTRNKDIILNVDFAATLADYAGIKAPERSQGESFRENLKGETPADWRKAMYYRYWTHHSIRPAHMGIRNERYKLMFLYGDRLNATGSEETPTTPAWEFHDLQVDPKEDKNMYNDPQYADVIKEMKQELLKLRADVGDTDADTPRMKEIMDQYYW, from the coding sequence ATGAAAAACGCTGATCTAATTTTGAAGGCTGGTCTGTTAGCAACATGCCTGCCTATCATTGGTTGCAACTCGAACAAAAAGACGGAGAAAGAGGCGGAGGAACGCCCGAATATCCTCTTTATTTTGTCTGACGACCACACCGGTCAAGCATGGGGTATCTATGGAGGTATCCTGGCTGACTATGTTAAGAATGAGAATATCCGCCGTCTGGCCCAGGAGGGTTGTGTGCTGGATAATTGCTTTTGCACGAACTCGATATCTGCTCCCAGCCGTGCAGCTATCATGACCGGTGCTTACAGTCATCGCAACGGAGTGTATACATTGGAGGACGGGCTGGATCCGGCTGTCGACAATATCGCCAAACAGATGCAGGCCGGCGGTTACCAGACAGCTCTGATCGGCAAATGGCATCTGAAGAGACAACCTGCCGGTTTCGACCATTTCAATGTATTCCATGACCAGGGCGAATATGTTAACCCTATTTTTAAGACGGCTGAAAACTGGGTGGACGACGATAAAGGCAAACAAGGCGTTGAGGTAAAAGGTTTCTCGACCGATATCGTTACCGACCAGACGATGGAATGGATACGCAACCGCGACAAAACGAAACCTTTCATGATGTGCTGCCACTTCAAAGCAACCCACGAACCCTGGGATTTCCCCGAACGGATGAAGCACCTCTATGACGATGTCGTTTTCCCGGAACCGGAGAGCATGATGGAGTTCGGACCGGAGGAATCGGGTAGAGCTTTCCAAGGACAGCAGCTGGAGAATATGGGCTGGCGTTGGGAGACTGCCTCGAAAGACCCGGATGCCTGGTGGTGTCGTTATCCGGAACTGCCTTTCTCTACCAAGGGAATGGATAAAGTGGCTGCCCGTAAGAAGATTTACCAGAAGATGATTAAGGATTATCTGCGTTGCGGTGCTACGATCGACGATAATATCGGTCGTTTGCTGAAGATGCTCGATGAAGAGGGACTGAGCAAGAATACGATCGTCGTGTATGTATCCGACCAGGGATATTTCCTGGGTGAACACGGTATGTTCGATAAACGCATGATGTATGAAGAACCTCTGCACATGCCGTTCGTGATCCGTTATCCGAAAGAAATTCCTGCAGGAACACGCAATAAGGATATTATCCTGAACGTGGACTTTGCCGCTACACTTGCCGACTATGCCGGAATAAAAGCTCCGGAAAGATCGCAGGGAGAAAGTTTCCGTGAAAACCTGAAAGGCGAGACTCCTGCCGACTGGCGCAAGGCGATGTACTACCGTTACTGGACACATCATTCCATCCGCCCGGCTCATATGGGTATCCGCAACGAACGTTATAAACTGATGTTCCTCTATGGCGACCGTCTGAATGCAACCGGCTCGGAAGAAACACCGACTACGCCGGCATGGGAATTTCATGATCTGCAGGTCGATCCGAAAGAAGACAAGAACATGTATAACGATCCTCAATATGCCGATGTGATCAAGGAGATGAAACAGGAACTGTTGAAACTCCGTGCGGATGTCGGTGATACAGATGCCGATACACCCCGGATGAAGGAAATAATGGACCAGTATTACTGGTAA
- a CDS encoding NUDIX hydrolase, which translates to MKEEWFPLVNEEGETIGKATRRECHSGSKQLHPVIHLHIFNDAGELYLQKRSMNKDIQPGKWDTAVGGHIDYGETVEDALRREVREELGITEFTPQFITRYVFESVIEKELVNTFRTVYNGEIQPDAEELDGGRFWPMEEIKANLGKSVFTPNFEQEFQRLFL; encoded by the coding sequence ATGAAAGAAGAATGGTTCCCTCTGGTCAACGAAGAGGGAGAAACAATAGGTAAGGCGACTCGCCGGGAATGCCATAGTGGGAGTAAACAATTACACCCAGTCATCCACCTGCATATTTTTAATGATGCGGGAGAATTGTATCTGCAAAAGCGTTCGATGAATAAAGATATCCAGCCGGGTAAATGGGATACGGCTGTCGGCGGACATATCGATTATGGTGAAACAGTAGAGGATGCGCTTCGCCGGGAAGTTCGGGAAGAATTAGGTATAACCGAGTTTACACCACAATTCATCACCCGCTATGTTTTCGAATCGGTCATCGAAAAAGAACTGGTCAATACTTTCCGTACCGTTTATAACGGAGAAATCCAACCGGATGCCGAAGAGTTGGATGGCGGACGTTTCTGGCCGATGGAAGAGATAAAAGCCAATCTGGGGAAAAGCGTATTTACTCCGAATTTCGAGCAGGAGTTTCAGCGATTATTCTTATAA
- a CDS encoding DNA topoisomerase 3: protein MKVCIAEKPSVAREIAEVLGATKKMNGYIEGNGYQVTWTFGHLCTLKEPHDYADEWKRWSLSALPMIPPRFGIKLISNPTYEQQFKVIETLMQNAEMVINCGDAGQEGELIQRWVMQKAGCTCPVYRLWISSLTEEAIREGFQHLKEQTEFKTLYEAGLSRAIGDWLLGMNATRLYTIRYGQNRQVLSIGRVQTPTLALIVNRQAEIDNFKPEPYWELKTVYRNTTFSATKGKFTKKEEGEAFLEIVQQEDFTVTDISEKKGKEYAPRLFDLTSLQVECNKKFAFTADDTLKLIQSLYEKKVTTYPRVDTTFLSEDIYPKVPNTLKGLVDYTELTAPLLNAKIPKSKKVFDNSKVTDHHAIIPTGVPARNLTENERKVYDLVARRFIAAFYPDCEISTTTVLGKVGKVDFKVTGKQILKPGWRVVFGAEQKDPDAEPTEEEGVLPDFTKGESGPHKPLLKETWTTPPKPYTEATLLRAMETAGKLVDNEDLRDALKENGIGRPSTRAAIIETLFKRNYIRKERKNLFPTATGKELIGTIHEELLKSAELTGLWEKKLRQIERGTYEARTFLEELKQMVNQVVINVLSDQSTRTITIEEAAKEAPKAEKGTKEEKKEKKPRKPRAKKEEKPKEIEKPVCPICKKGNILRGKTAYGCSEYKNGCTFRLDYATYGEGLSDKELADVIKAL from the coding sequence ATGAAAGTATGTATTGCTGAAAAACCGAGTGTGGCACGCGAGATTGCCGAAGTACTGGGGGCTACAAAAAAGATGAACGGGTATATTGAAGGAAACGGATATCAGGTTACCTGGACATTCGGACATCTGTGTACACTGAAGGAGCCTCATGACTATGCCGACGAATGGAAACGGTGGAGCCTGAGTGCGCTTCCGATGATCCCGCCCCGTTTCGGTATCAAACTGATCAGTAACCCGACTTACGAGCAGCAGTTCAAAGTGATCGAAACCCTCATGCAGAATGCGGAAATGGTGATCAACTGCGGTGATGCCGGCCAGGAAGGGGAATTGATACAACGTTGGGTGATGCAGAAAGCCGGTTGTACCTGCCCGGTCTACCGACTGTGGATCTCTTCTCTGACCGAAGAGGCCATCCGCGAAGGTTTCCAGCATCTGAAGGAACAAACCGAATTTAAGACATTATACGAAGCCGGACTGTCACGTGCCATCGGCGACTGGCTATTGGGAATGAACGCTACCCGTTTATACACGATCCGTTACGGACAAAACCGCCAGGTCCTTTCCATCGGACGCGTTCAGACACCGACACTGGCACTGATCGTCAACCGGCAGGCAGAAATAGACAATTTCAAGCCCGAACCTTACTGGGAATTAAAGACGGTCTACCGGAATACGACGTTTTCCGCCACTAAAGGTAAATTTACCAAGAAAGAGGAAGGAGAAGCTTTTCTGGAAATCGTACAGCAGGAGGACTTCACCGTCACCGATATCTCCGAAAAGAAAGGGAAAGAATATGCTCCCCGTCTTTTCGACCTGACCTCGTTGCAGGTAGAGTGCAATAAGAAATTTGCCTTTACCGCCGACGATACGTTGAAACTGATCCAGTCATTATATGAAAAGAAAGTGACGACCTATCCGCGTGTAGATACCACATTCCTGAGTGAAGATATTTATCCGAAAGTCCCGAATACGCTGAAAGGTCTGGTGGACTATACCGAGCTGACTGCTCCGTTACTGAACGCCAAGATTCCTAAAAGCAAAAAGGTATTCGACAACTCGAAGGTTACCGATCACCATGCGATCATCCCGACCGGTGTTCCGGCCCGTAATCTGACGGAAAACGAACGGAAGGTGTATGACCTGGTTGCCCGCCGCTTTATAGCCGCCTTTTATCCGGATTGCGAAATATCAACTACTACCGTACTCGGCAAAGTGGGTAAGGTGGATTTTAAAGTGACCGGAAAGCAGATATTGAAGCCGGGATGGCGTGTCGTTTTCGGAGCGGAACAGAAAGACCCGGATGCCGAACCGACCGAAGAAGAAGGTGTTTTGCCTGACTTTACGAAAGGAGAGTCAGGTCCTCACAAACCATTGCTGAAGGAGACATGGACGACTCCCCCCAAGCCATATACGGAAGCGACCTTGCTTCGTGCCATGGAGACAGCCGGTAAATTAGTGGATAATGAAGACTTGCGGGATGCCTTGAAAGAGAATGGCATCGGTCGTCCTTCCACCCGTGCCGCAATTATCGAAACATTATTCAAACGGAACTATATCCGGAAAGAACGTAAGAACCTGTTCCCTACCGCAACAGGAAAGGAACTGATCGGTACGATACATGAAGAGCTGCTCAAAAGTGCCGAACTTACCGGTTTATGGGAAAAGAAACTGCGTCAGATAGAACGGGGCACATATGAAGCCCGGACTTTCCTGGAAGAACTGAAACAAATGGTAAACCAGGTAGTCATCAACGTACTGTCCGACCAGTCTACCCGCACGATCACCATCGAGGAGGCTGCCAAAGAAGCTCCGAAAGCAGAAAAAGGGACTAAAGAGGAGAAAAAGGAAAAGAAACCCCGCAAGCCACGTGCTAAGAAGGAAGAGAAACCGAAAGAAATAGAAAAACCTGTTTGTCCGATCTGTAAGAAAGGAAATATCCTGCGTGGCAAAACGGCATACGGCTGTTCCGAATATAAAAACGGCTGCACGTTCCGTCTGGATTATGCGACTTATGGAGAAGGGTTATCGGATAAGGAATTGGCGGATGTTATAAAAGCATTATAA
- a CDS encoding BT4734/BF3469 family protein, translated as MKVTLLKGNLSSGKLVALETVAERIKDEDQARRVRDMREMIPYCSPGSRLADAEKIPVVLFASGYKEQVWKQYNGLVLLEFNRLANRAEARRLRDEITKYNQPLLAFIGSSGLSVKVVVRYTLPDGSLPVEKEAADCFHAHAYRRAVLHYQAQLQWPVDFKELSLDRGCRLSFDPECFYNPESLPVRMEQPLKMPEDSAYTEQIRVSDDPLARILPGVEQYNKMAMLFETCLNQVYREQGPDWGEKEPKDFIAAVSALCFDSGVPEEDVVRWLYFRMWSLGDQPLLRLTVHNVYLSRKSFGKKPCLPQPMNLLARMEEFLKRRYEFRKNEIIGEVEYREKHSFCFRFRPVTPEVLNGICLNAMEEGLDIWDKDVRRYIYSPRVPNYNPLEEFLYNLPGWDGKDRIRALADTVPTSDPEWRNRFYVWFVSMVAHWQKTDRLYANSLVPVLVGGQGISKSTFFRLLLPPVLRDYHAESINLENKSEAELLMAQNVLITIDEFDRLSRKYQADLKHLIQKPEVKIRRPHQKTFQQMRRLASFSATANPMELLTDPTGSRRYVCVQVTGPIDVSSPLEYEQLYAQAVHAIRSGERYWLNTEEEQLLTQSNAGFQDEPLEMQYLFSYFRLPEEGEREERFTSVELLDIISERSKRKFSNTSACRFGKMLNASGIRKIHTRTGNYYCLVRKV; from the coding sequence ATGAAAGTTACATTATTGAAAGGAAATCTGAGTTCCGGCAAGCTGGTGGCACTGGAAACCGTCGCGGAACGTATAAAGGATGAGGATCAAGCCCGGCGGGTGAGGGATATGCGTGAAATGATTCCTTATTGTTCGCCCGGAAGCCGGTTGGCTGATGCGGAAAAAATTCCGGTGGTACTCTTTGCTTCCGGTTATAAGGAGCAGGTTTGGAAGCAGTATAACGGTTTGGTTTTACTGGAATTTAATCGTTTGGCAAACAGGGCGGAGGCCAGGCGGTTGCGTGATGAGATTACGAAGTATAACCAGCCTTTATTGGCCTTTATCGGTTCAAGCGGATTAAGTGTGAAGGTCGTGGTTCGCTATACGCTGCCGGACGGTTCGCTGCCGGTGGAGAAAGAGGCGGCGGATTGTTTTCATGCACATGCCTATCGCAGGGCGGTATTGCATTATCAGGCGCAATTACAGTGGCCGGTCGATTTCAAGGAGCTGTCGCTCGACCGGGGATGCCGCTTGTCGTTCGATCCGGAGTGTTTTTATAATCCGGAGTCGTTGCCTGTCCGGATGGAACAGCCGTTGAAGATGCCTGAAGATTCCGCATATACGGAACAGATACGGGTTTCTGATGATCCGCTGGCACGTATCTTGCCGGGTGTGGAGCAATATAATAAGATGGCAATGCTTTTCGAGACTTGCCTGAATCAGGTGTATCGTGAACAGGGTCCCGATTGGGGAGAGAAGGAACCGAAAGATTTTATAGCGGCGGTCAGTGCGCTTTGTTTCGACTCGGGTGTTCCGGAGGAAGATGTCGTGCGCTGGCTTTATTTCCGGATGTGGAGTCTTGGCGATCAGCCTTTGCTGAGGCTGACGGTTCATAATGTGTATCTTTCGCGTAAATCGTTCGGGAAAAAACCTTGCCTGCCGCAGCCGATGAACCTGCTGGCACGGATGGAGGAGTTTCTGAAACGGCGGTATGAGTTTCGGAAGAACGAGATTATCGGGGAGGTAGAGTACAGGGAGAAACATTCTTTCTGTTTTCGTTTTCGACCGGTGACGCCGGAGGTGCTGAATGGGATCTGTCTGAATGCGATGGAGGAAGGGCTCGATATCTGGGATAAAGATGTGAGGCGTTATATTTATTCACCGCGGGTACCGAACTACAATCCGCTGGAGGAGTTTCTATACAATTTGCCGGGATGGGACGGAAAGGACCGGATACGTGCATTGGCGGATACGGTGCCGACATCGGATCCGGAGTGGAGGAATCGTTTTTATGTTTGGTTTGTCAGCATGGTTGCGCATTGGCAAAAGACAGACCGGTTGTATGCGAACAGCCTGGTGCCGGTACTGGTTGGCGGACAAGGGATTTCGAAATCGACGTTTTTCCGTTTGCTTCTGCCGCCTGTGTTAAGGGATTATCATGCGGAAAGTATTAATTTGGAGAATAAGAGTGAGGCGGAGTTGCTGATGGCTCAGAACGTATTGATCACGATCGATGAGTTCGACCGTTTGAGCCGGAAGTATCAGGCTGATTTGAAACACCTGATCCAGAAACCGGAAGTGAAGATACGGCGTCCGCATCAGAAGACATTTCAGCAGATGAGGCGTTTGGCTTCTTTTTCGGCTACGGCCAATCCGATGGAGTTGCTGACCGATCCGACCGGCAGTCGTCGGTATGTATGTGTACAGGTAACGGGGCCGATCGATGTTTCTTCTCCGTTGGAGTACGAACAGTTGTATGCGCAGGCAGTCCATGCTATTCGTTCGGGCGAACGTTATTGGCTGAATACGGAAGAAGAGCAGCTGTTGACGCAGAGTAATGCCGGTTTTCAAGACGAGCCGTTGGAGATGCAATATCTGTTCAGTTATTTCCGTTTGCCGGAAGAAGGGGAGCGGGAAGAGCGGTTTACGTCAGTCGAATTGTTGGATATTATTTCGGAACGCTCCAAACGGAAGTTCAGTAATACGTCGGCTTGTCGTTTCGGTAAAATGCTGAATGCCTCAGGGATTCGGAAGATACATACGAGGACTGGGAATTATTATTGTTTGGTGAGGAAAGTGTAG
- a CDS encoding sulfatase family protein, protein MNSKLFLLAAASAFSMSGVAANYTNFIIINLDDAGYGDFSYNGAYGYKTPNIDRMAAEGVRFTHFLAGQPISGASRAGLLTGCYPNRIGFAGAPGPGSDYGISPDEMTIGELLKQKGYSTAVFGKWHLGDAKQFLPLQNGFDEYYGLPYSNDMWPFHPQQGEVFNFPDLPTYDGNEIVGYNTDQTQFTTDYTNRTVNFIKKNKNKPFFIYLAHSMPHVPLAVSDKFKGKSEQGLYGDVMMELDWSVGEVLKALREQGLEENTLIVLTSDNGPWANYGNHAGSAGGLREAKATTFDGGNRIPCVMYWKGVTQPGTTCNKLASNIDLLPTLADISGAPLPQRKIDGVSILPLIKGEKDANPRESFVYYYHKNDLEAVTDGKFKLVFPHKYVTYGAYVPGNDGQPGDLTNLELKKAEMYDLRRDPGERYDVISQYPEEAAKLMKIADDMRKDLGDNLTRVKGPGRREPGKLK, encoded by the coding sequence ATGAACAGCAAACTATTCTTACTGGCTGCTGCATCCGCATTTTCAATGTCTGGTGTGGCCGCAAACTACACCAACTTTATCATCATCAACCTCGACGATGCAGGTTATGGGGATTTCTCTTATAACGGTGCCTACGGATATAAAACGCCGAACATCGACCGTATGGCTGCCGAAGGAGTCCGTTTCACTCATTTCCTAGCCGGACAACCTATCAGCGGTGCATCGCGTGCCGGATTGCTGACCGGTTGCTATCCGAACCGTATCGGTTTTGCCGGAGCACCGGGACCGGGTTCTGATTATGGTATCAGTCCAGATGAAATGACGATAGGGGAATTATTGAAACAAAAAGGATATAGTACGGCTGTTTTTGGTAAATGGCATTTGGGAGACGCCAAACAATTTCTTCCTTTGCAGAACGGTTTCGATGAATATTACGGGCTGCCTTATTCCAATGATATGTGGCCTTTCCATCCGCAACAGGGGGAAGTGTTCAATTTCCCGGATCTGCCGACTTACGATGGAAACGAAATAGTCGGTTATAATACCGATCAGACCCAATTTACAACCGATTATACGAATCGTACGGTAAACTTCATCAAGAAAAACAAAAATAAACCGTTCTTTATCTATTTGGCGCATTCCATGCCGCACGTGCCACTGGCTGTTTCCGATAAGTTTAAAGGAAAGAGTGAACAGGGGTTATACGGTGATGTAATGATGGAACTGGACTGGAGTGTCGGTGAAGTGTTGAAAGCATTACGTGAACAAGGATTGGAAGAAAACACCCTGATCGTCCTCACTTCCGATAACGGTCCCTGGGCTAACTACGGAAACCATGCCGGTTCTGCCGGAGGATTGCGTGAAGCAAAGGCCACCACTTTCGATGGCGGTAACCGTATTCCTTGCGTCATGTACTGGAAAGGGGTGACCCAACCGGGAACAACCTGCAACAAACTAGCTTCCAATATCGACCTGTTGCCTACGCTGGCAGATATCAGTGGTGCTCCGCTGCCGCAGCGTAAGATTGACGGTGTAAGTATCCTGCCGTTAATCAAGGGAGAAAAGGATGCTAATCCGCGTGAATCGTTCGTCTATTATTATCATAAGAATGATCTGGAAGCAGTGACAGACGGCAAGTTCAAACTCGTTTTCCCGCATAAGTATGTAACTTATGGTGCTTACGTGCCGGGTAATGACGGTCAGCCGGGTGATTTGACGAACCTGGAATTGAAAAAGGCTGAAATGTACGACCTGCGCCGTGATCCGGGAGAACGTTACGATGTCATTTCCCAATATCCGGAAGAAGCAGCCAAGCTGATGAAGATCGCCGATGATATGCGCAAGGATCTGGGAGATAACCTGACACGTGTGAAAGGTCCTGGACGTCGTGAACCGGGGAAACTGAAATAA
- a CDS encoding HU family DNA-binding protein, which yields MPAKYLFYKNPHSPGQEEEEGVLHARVVEGQVLRFEKLCEIIADRGTFNEGEVKGIMTFFKEELVRALKDGDSVEIDGIGSFYVTAKCPPIRDPKEIRAESIRFSKVVFRACKELKKEMSSMHFERATDYRKKVAYIPGQRQERILRYLSNHREVTSSDCMGVNVCSRYIAQQDLKLLREEGRIVRLGGPKVAVYVLAEKKEV from the coding sequence ATGCCAGCAAAGTATTTGTTTTACAAAAATCCTCATTCTCCCGGACAGGAAGAAGAAGAAGGCGTATTGCATGCCCGTGTCGTGGAAGGGCAGGTGCTGCGTTTTGAAAAGTTATGTGAGATAATTGCCGATCGCGGTACCTTCAATGAAGGAGAGGTCAAAGGTATAATGACTTTTTTTAAAGAAGAGTTGGTTCGGGCACTGAAAGACGGTGACTCGGTGGAGATCGATGGGATAGGTTCGTTTTATGTTACGGCTAAATGTCCGCCTATACGTGACCCCAAAGAGATCAGGGCGGAAAGTATCCGGTTTTCGAAAGTTGTTTTCCGGGCCTGTAAGGAACTGAAAAAGGAGATGAGCTCCATGCATTTCGAGAGGGCGACGGATTATCGAAAAAAAGTGGCCTACATTCCCGGGCAACGTCAGGAACGTATTCTCCGTTATCTGTCGAATCACAGGGAGGTCACCAGTTCCGATTGCATGGGGGTGAATGTCTGTTCCCGTTATATAGCCCAGCAGGATCTGAAGTTGTTGAGAGAAGAGGGGCGTATCGTTCGTCTGGGAGGTCCGAAAGTAGCTGTTTATGTTTTAGCGGAGAAAAAAGAGGTGTGA